Proteins encoded within one genomic window of Ischnura elegans unplaced genomic scaffold, ioIscEleg1.1, whole genome shotgun sequence:
- the LOC124173677 gene encoding histone H2B, whose translation MPPKTSGKAAKKAGKAQKNISKGDKKKKRRRKESYAIYIYKVLKQVHPDTGISSKAMNIMNSFVNDIFERIAAEASRLAHYNKRSTITSREVQTAVRLLLPGELAKHAVSEGTKAVTKYTSSK comes from the coding sequence AGCGGAAAGGCTGCCAAGAAGGCCGGCAAGGCCCAGAAGAACATCTCCAAGGGAGACAAGAAGAAGAAGCGCAGGAGGAAGGAGAGCtacgcaatctacatctacaaggtgTTGAAGCAGGTCCACCCTGACACCGGTATCTCCTCCAAGGCCATGAACATCATGAACTCCTTCGTCAACGACATCTTCGAGAGGATCGCCGCCGAGGCTTCCCGTCTCGCTCATTACAACAAGCGCTCCACCATCACCTCCAGGGAGGTGCAGACCGCCGTCAGGCTCCTGCTCCCCGGTGAACTGGCCAAGCACGCCGTGTCTGAGGGCACCAAGGCTGTGACCAAGTACACCAGCTCCAAGTAA